One Glycocaulis abyssi DNA window includes the following coding sequences:
- a CDS encoding peroxiredoxin, which produces MLGIGQKLPEFEITGVKPGFNHHEENGESAFETLTQASFPGKWKVIVFYPKDFTFVCPTEIVAFAKLNDEFADRDAVVLTGSTDNEFCKLAWRREHADLNKLNQWQFADTTGSLVDQLGIRSPEGVAYRYTFIVDDENTIQHVYATNLNVGRNPEDTLRVLDALQTDELCPCNRAVGGETLKAA; this is translated from the coding sequence ATGCTGGGTATCGGCCAGAAACTTCCCGAATTTGAAATCACGGGCGTAAAGCCGGGCTTCAACCATCACGAGGAAAATGGCGAGTCCGCGTTCGAAACGCTGACCCAGGCCAGCTTCCCCGGCAAGTGGAAGGTGATCGTCTTCTACCCGAAGGATTTCACCTTCGTGTGCCCGACCGAGATTGTCGCCTTCGCCAAGCTGAATGACGAATTTGCCGACCGTGACGCCGTGGTCCTGACCGGCTCCACCGACAATGAGTTCTGCAAGCTGGCCTGGCGCCGCGAGCATGCCGACCTCAACAAGCTGAACCAGTGGCAGTTTGCCGACACGACCGGCTCGCTCGTGGATCAGCTCGGCATCCGTTCGCCCGAAGGCGTGGCCTACCGCTACACCTTCATCGTGGACGATGAGAACACGATCCAGCACGTCTATGCGACCAATCTCAATGTAGGCCGCAATCCGGAAGACACGCTGCGCGTGCTCGACGCGCTGCAGACCGACGAGCTGTGCCCGTGCAACCGCGCGGTCGGCGGCGAGACACTCAAAGCGGCCTAA
- a CDS encoding carboxymuconolactone decarboxylase family protein, producing MSLESLKEHIPDYAKDIRLNLSSLARETALDDQKKYGCFLASAWVTGNAALIRAIGGEVDGKLSTEAVNAAKAAAAVMGMNNVYYRFVHLASAKDYKTLPARLRMNVIANPGVDKADFELWSLAVSAINGCGMCIDAHEAELKKHGISADQIQTAVRIASVVNAAASVIQAEAAAAA from the coding sequence ATGAGCCTTGAGAGCCTCAAAGAGCATATTCCCGACTACGCCAAGGATATCCGGCTGAACCTGTCCTCACTGGCGCGCGAGACCGCGCTGGACGACCAGAAGAAATATGGCTGCTTCCTGGCCTCGGCCTGGGTCACGGGCAATGCGGCGCTGATCCGTGCCATCGGCGGCGAAGTCGACGGCAAGCTTTCAACAGAAGCGGTGAACGCCGCCAAGGCCGCCGCCGCCGTGATGGGCATGAACAATGTCTATTACCGCTTCGTGCATCTCGCTTCCGCCAAGGACTACAAGACCCTGCCCGCGCGCCTGCGCATGAATGTCATCGCCAATCCGGGCGTCGACAAAGCCGATTTCGAGCTGTGGTCGCTGGCCGTCTCCGCCATTAATGGCTGCGGCATGTGCATCGACGCGCATGAGGCCGAGCTGAAAAAGCATGGCATCAGTGCCGACCAGATCCAGACCGCCGTGCGCATCGCCTCGGTAGTCAATGCCGCCGCCAGCGTGATTCAAGCCGAAGCCGCCGCTGCAGCCTAG
- a CDS encoding hydrogen peroxide-inducible genes activator translates to MSANLPTLRQLQFLIVLAEHGNFSRAAEAAHVTQPTLSAGIKELELSLGTTLVERGARGASLTPAGEAAAARARTILTEAEDLVHAARAAGEPLAGQFRLGVIPTIAPFLLPRVLPALREEFGQLELFLREDLTPRLVDALKERRLDAALIALPYEAAGIETRSIAMDEFLFACAPDHKLADASPLSPAMLADESLLLLEDGHCLRDHALSVCSASHSAAGPGSGRADAARSDFAATSLHTLVQMVRSGLGATLLPRLAVDGGVADGLGLVIKPFDPPVAGREIGMAWRRGSARADEAAKLSEAVKAALAPR, encoded by the coding sequence ATGAGTGCAAATCTTCCCACACTGCGGCAGCTGCAATTTCTTATCGTGCTGGCCGAGCACGGCAATTTCAGCCGCGCCGCCGAGGCGGCCCACGTTACCCAGCCCACCCTGTCAGCCGGCATCAAGGAGCTGGAGCTGAGCCTTGGCACCACTCTGGTGGAGCGCGGCGCAAGGGGGGCAAGCCTGACGCCTGCAGGAGAAGCGGCTGCGGCACGCGCGCGCACCATCCTCACCGAGGCGGAAGATCTGGTTCACGCCGCCCGCGCGGCTGGCGAGCCGCTGGCCGGGCAGTTCCGCCTCGGCGTGATCCCGACCATTGCGCCCTTCCTCCTGCCGCGCGTACTGCCAGCCCTGCGTGAGGAGTTTGGCCAGCTGGAGCTGTTCCTGCGCGAGGATCTGACACCGCGCCTCGTCGATGCCCTCAAAGAGCGCCGGCTTGATGCGGCTCTGATCGCGCTGCCTTACGAGGCAGCGGGGATCGAGACGCGCTCCATCGCCATGGACGAGTTCCTGTTTGCCTGTGCGCCGGACCACAAGCTGGCGGATGCCAGTCCGCTCAGTCCGGCCATGCTGGCCGATGAATCCCTGCTCCTGCTGGAAGATGGCCATTGCCTGCGCGACCATGCGCTCAGCGTATGTTCGGCCAGCCATTCTGCTGCCGGTCCCGGTTCAGGCCGCGCGGATGCGGCGCGGTCGGACTTTGCTGCCACCAGCCTGCATACGCTGGTGCAGATGGTCAGGAGCGGGCTTGGCGCGACCCTCCTGCCGCGCCTGGCGGTCGATGGCGGGGTGGCAGACGGGCTCGGCCTTGTCATCAAGCCGTTTGATCCCCCCGTAGCGGGGCGCGAGATCGGCATGGCCTGGCGGCGCGGGTCGGCACGCGCGGACGAGGCTGCGAAACTGTCAGAGGCGGTCAAGGCGGCGCTGGCTCCTCGCTAG